CTGCTTCGTGGGCCGGCATATACTGCAGGCTATCTGCCTCTCACTGCTCCCGTATCACAGGTATGATGGCATTTCtattcttcaacgaaatttACTTGCTTTATATACTAAGCTTGCAATTAGCCGCTTGAGCCTCAGTTTTGGAATCCGAATATCGATCGTAATCGAGAGCAATATTCGTCTTATTATCCTCACGCGTATAATTCACCGTGGCCTGTCATTAGAGCTTCATTCCCTGGCAACTATGGTGATGAACTTTATCACCCTACCGTTGATGGATCGTCTATGGATGAGACATGGCGAGATGCCAGTATGACAACGACAAACCGTAGTGAGCTTCAACTCGGGTCTCTTACCAGTCATTTGAACGAGCCGAACGTCTTAGCTTCCTATCGTCCGACGTTGGATTCAACCCCACTGAATGACCCAAAGGCGGCAAAAATCTTTGTTCATTTTATTCATTCCATTGGCCCATTCCTTTCCATCTTTGAACGACATCCGGTGGATTCCCCAATTCCTTTAGGAGACTCTGTCCCTGCGGCCCAGCAAGGCTTGTGGACATACACATTACCTTTCCAGGCTTTGGAGCATCAGGCATTGCTCCAAGCCATGCTGGCTATCAGCAGCTTGCATATATCCTTCTTGCAACAAGCACCACAGACAGTCTCGCTGAAACATTACCATTATGCATTAAAAAGAGTGGGCAGTGCAGTAGGCCTTCCCACGCGACGCCAACAGTGTGGTACCTTGGCTGCCACGCTGCTCCTCGGATACTATGAGGTTGTGGCCGCTGATCACACGAAGTGGAATAGTCATGTCGCAGGTTCAGCCCAGTTAGTCCGTGAAATTGACTATGCCGGCCTCGCGCGTGACCTTCGAGCCTATCGACGTCGAATGCGAGGCAATGTAGTCCAAGCAGATTGGTGGCCTGCGAATAACCCGCATGCTGTTTCTGGAGATGACCCATTTGCTGAGAAAGAAGCATCCATTGATCAGGATTTTATCGGGACAATCTTCGGCCGAGCAATCAAATACGATGAATATGGACAGATCGAAAATGGTTTGAGTCAACCATACCAGAAGCACTTCACTCAGAGGGATATTGAAAACTTCCGAATTCAATGTGACCTCTACTGGTGGTATTGTAAGCAGGATACCATTCAGAGTATTATCAGTGGCAACCAACTTTTGTCAGTAGCTATACAGCCTGACAGTTTAACTTATATCTAGATGCTAACTATCCAATTCTAGTATGCCGTATTATCGATGGGCACAATGCCCACCACGTGCAGCCATGGGACGCCTAGATGCCGTATATGGATCAGCAGATCACCTGTGGCTCTTACTCGGTCGGTTAACGGACTTTGGTTACCGTGATCGAAGGAGAAAGCTCAAGGCGGCAAAGATGTCTGGAATAGAGTGGAAGCCAAACCCTGGCCTTTTCAAGTTCATGGCCCGGTTTGCCGGCGGCGGCTCTAGCATGCGAAGACCACCACCTCGTGGACCGCCAGGCCCTGCTCAGGATAATCAAGGACCTCATTGCTCCCCGTCATCTGGAAATAACTCCTCACCTTCGAAGGAAGGAAGTCCTCCCATGTATGGCATGGTCCCTCCGCGCGGGCCTGTGCAGTTACCTCTTGCTTTTCAGGACAATGCCCCGCACCCAACGAGCTCGCCAGaccaggatgatgatgatggtggtgaagaTATAACATACGACGATGCGGAAGATGAGTGGGAGCGTATACTAGCAGCATTTGACGCATTTGCTCATGCTCTTGGCCACGATTTCATGCCTTTACCTGATAGGACTCCGCCAACTCTCACTCCCTTTGGACGAGCTCTACAATACCGCACAAAACCAATTGCGGTCTTATGGGGCTTTTACTACACTGGGCGAATTCTGCTTCTTCGGTTACATCCGTCAATGCCACCTGCCATGATGGTAGCTGCCGGTGTTGCAGCTCCAGCTACGGCCGCATATGCACAGACCATTGGGAAAATCGCAGCAAGTGTCTACGATCCACAGTTGCTCAACATTGGACCAGACAAGTTAAGCCCGACTCAAGGGTGTTACATGACGGAAATGACCGTCCCGATTTTCTTCTCCGCGGTACAGTATACTGATCCCGGTCAACGCGAATGGACAGTTGTCAATCTGCGTAATGTATCCCGCCTAACAGGCTGGAAGTCATCCGATTCCATTGCCAGTGGATGCGAGAGATCTTGGGTCGTTGCTGCGACACAGGGGAGAGGCCCTCCATATCAACCTACAGGTGAGGCGAGATGGCAGCCCACAACGGGCCCATCGCCTCAGCGAGGCCCATACCACAACACAGAGAGACGGTTTGTTACCGTGAGCAAATCAAATCGCCTTCATTGGGCGATGGGAATATTGAGCTTGGAAGACGACGTCGAGGTATAGGCAGCTCTGGACATTCAGGTCTATATAATACTACAGCAATAAATAATGCATAATGCAGTGCCAGCGCCTAACGCGCGTGAGCTTATTAGATGGAAATCGTCCGCTATTGTGCGTTCACTTTCGTCGTGAATATTCGTTCTGGGGTGACCAATCTATTTGTGCTCTGTGCGTCCGCTTTTTCTTAATTTACTTCATGCATGTCATGCAGGTACACTTCACCCAGAAAACACAGACACATACCAGACTCGTTCTCCTGCAGAGGGCCCGAGTGTTTTCGTTGGCCGAGTCCGTCCGCTGTGCTCTGATTTGTACACGGCGCTGGAAAGGCCTATGGTTGTGGCTGTCTACCACGGCTTCGTCGGATCCGACTCCGGATTACATCCGAAAGTTTGAAGCAATAGTACTTACACAACTATACCCAGACAGTCCCGGGATTGTTCTCGAAATGGCAGGAGCTTGCTGTTGGGATGGATGCAGCATAGACTCGTCTCGACCAGTATTCAAAGGGTCGGAGAGAATGGCGGAGACTGCGGGTTGGGCATCGGTTTGCCTAGATTGGAATGCATGGAGGAAGAGAACAAGCAGTCTttggtggttgttggttGTGGAAAATGATTCCGGTCTAATTGCTTATTGAGCAGAACAAAGAGAAGTAGCAAACTGCATTGTGCACAGGCTCATTGTACAGGTATGTATCTTCGTGGCTGTTGACTCGGCGGATGAGGCTCAATCAAACGCACAACGTGTATTTACACTGACATAACCAGCTGAGGCGCATTTTGTATGGCACGGCGTGGGCATATCAGTGTAACATACGGTAACGCTGGGTCCTCCGCAATAGCGTCATGAGCTGGGGGAACTCGCTAAGCCCAAATGGGAAAGATGAGCGGCGGTCGTTGTCGTCGCGAATCGCTTCAATTTTCTGTCTgcatctctttctcttctgccTGCGTGTGCATTtgggtatatatatatataccgCCTCTCAGAATACTCGCTGGTTATTGTTGTGGTCTTCTCCTGTTCCTGTTCCTGTTCCTTCGTCCACGGTTCCTTCTTCCCCGCTTGAGTATCAAGTGAGCGGCCCGCCGAGTCAGCGGCTAGCATCCACAGTTCGCAGTCAGCATTATCTAGTGATACCCTTGTTATTGTTTTGTTCAAATTCCACATGGCTCCATACGACGACTACCGCTTATCTTCGAGCATTCTGGAGAGTCCGCGCGACGGACCCCGTCACTCCAGAGAACGCCTACCTTCTCGTGGTCCTCCGGTACGCGAACGACCACGTCCGGTtttcgatgatgatgagcgCTTTGAGTCACGCCTGCATGCGGCTGACAGATACGGTCCTCCTGCCCGCAGACCAGAAAGGTACTACGATGATGCAGACTCGTTTATCTCGTCTGAGCGCCCTGAACGCCGCCGGGGAGTGAGCCCTCCTCCTCGACCCCGCCTTCTGCGACGACAGTCTTCCCTGGATACCTTTGATCGCATCCCTTCACGCAAATTAGAAGAAATGTACTACCGGGGCCCTTCTCCCAGACTTTCACCACCTCCGAGATCCAGATACTCTCCTCCGCGGCACCATGGAGATGACCTCTATTATGAGGATATTCGCATCGCAGAACCGGACTACTATGGAGATGAAGAGTTCAGAGGATTCCGCGAGCGGGATCGGTATCCAACTCGCCCTCGTCGCTCCAGTAGCCGTTTCCGTGAGAGGATTGTCGAAGAACGCATCGAGAGACCCTACCCGCGAAAGGGCAAAACTCGCATGCCCAAGAAGCTGGTTCATCCTCGGGCCATCTTCGACAAGGGCTATCCtttcgaggaagaggaaaaagcgGTCATGATTCAGGTGGCTCTCTCCAAGGAGCAGATTGACGAGCTTGTCACTATCAGCCGGGAGATCAGGCGGGTAAACGAGAGTAAGCTAAGCTCTCATCTtgagtttttctttttttttaaaaaaaaaaatataaaaAGCTAACTTTCCTGATTTCTTACAGCCCGAATTGTGCGCACTTCACCGTCACCCGTGCGCATGGAACGGCTTAGTATAGCGGGTAGTCCACCTCGAGCAAGCCACGATACGTTGATTGTTGAGCGATCACCATCTCGATCTCATTCGCGCCATCACCGTCACCGCCGTGGCCACAGCGAGAGAACGTTGAGCGTTTCCCGAACCAGATCTCGATCGATATCGGTTCAGAGTCGTCGTCGCCGTCGGTCATCACCTGGACGCCGCGAGGCCAATGAGCCTGGTCCTCTGGCCATTATGGTGCGCCCCCGAGACAGTGACGATGATCTGAAACTTGTCGGGCCACTGGAGCGTCGCAGTGGGGACCTGATAGAGGACGAAGAAGTCCATGAAGTAAAAAAGGAGCGCAAATGTAAGATGATCTGCGGTATAATCAAATGGCACAGTGCTAACTAGTCTACAGCTCCCAATTCTCGACTTATCCGCGCAATGATGGCCACTCTGACTTAATTTTGATTGTCTTTCTACGCTTTCCTTGCTAATTCCCCTTTTACTTTCATTTCCGTTTTCTATTCtaatttttatttttcttcaAATGCCGCCATACTGGAATATGGGCAGATTTTAATGACTGGAGGGCATGTAATTGACGCATTTTACGCCACATGTTTATAATTATTATAATTTCATGCTATCTTTCTTGAAGTGTAATAATATAATCTTGTACCTGGATGCTCTAGATATATGAAACTGGGCGGTGCGGCGGAGGCGGTAACGGCCCGCGTGGCCTTGACAGCCAGAATCTCACTTCCCCTCCATGATATTTTCCATCGCAATTCATCTCCTCTCCAGAGTCTGAATTTTAAAAAGAGTCTACTACTATATCGAATATCTTTACGCTAGACTTAACATATTTCCCACCATCATGGACCGAGTGCAGGCGTTCGGAAAGAACCTCAGGTAATACACCCCTCTTCCCCGGATCCAGTGCATTGCTTGTTTTGGTGGAGCTGTCATGTCGCATTCTACCACTTGTGATCGTTCAAGGAAACCCTGCCTGCTGACATGAtctgtttttgctttttatTGCGGCTAGTGCGAACTTCTCGCCGTTTGCTGCGCGCACGCAGCAGATGCTCAAGGAGCAATTTGGCCAGGTTGAGGACAAGACTCAGCTCCCCGACGAGTACATCGAGCTCGAGAAGCGTATTGATGCTTTGAAGCTGGTTCACCAGAAGCTTTTGCAAGTGACGTGAGTTATCTGCCTTTTAATCTTGTGGCTCTAGAGCTCAACCTCTCCCGGACCAACTTTCACATGATTGTCTACTACTCGATACTGAGAAGTTGCTTCCCACCCTCCAGCTCCCAGTACTCCAACGAAGCCTACGACTATCCTCCCAACATCCGCGAGTCATTCAACGACCTTGGCCGTACCATCCAAGAAAAAGTCCAACTCCTTTCGCAAGCAGCCTCCCCTGCAGAGGCCCAGGCTGCCCTGACTGCCCCGCCAGCCGCAAAGCCCCAGCCTAAGACCTTCAACCACGCCATCGCCCGTGCCTCCCTGTCCGGATCGCAGACCCTGGCCCAGAGTGCTACCGGCGAGGACCCCTTGGGAGGCGCGTTGGAGAAGTATGCCCTCGCTTCTGAGAAGGTGGGCGAGGCCCGTCTGGCGCAGGACGCCCAGATCCAGTCGCGGTTCCTGGCTGGATGGAACACGACGCTTAACACCAATTTGATGTTTGCTGCTAAGGCACGCAGGAATGTGGAGAATGCCCGTCTTATGTTGGACTCGGTGAAGGCTAGCAAGAAGGCTGCTGCCAGAGGCGACCTTGACAATTTGAGCGAAGAGGCCCGTGCGGAGATTGAGCAGGCGGAAGATGAGTTTGTTGGACAGACTGAGGAGGCTGTGAGCGTCATGAAGAATGTAAGTTTGCTTGCACCCCTCTGGCTGCTATACGAGAGAACCCACTTTAACCGTGACCCAACCAGGTCCTCGATACCCCCGAGCCCTTGAGAAACTTGGCAGACTTGATTGCCGCACAACTCGAGTTCCACAAGCGGTCGTACGAGATTCTCAGCGAACTGGCTCCTGTTGTCGACGGTTTGCAGGTTGAGCAAGAGGTACGTATACCTACACCTTCCCAATTCTAGTTCAAGTCCGGCCTCTAACTATGATTTTAGGCTAACTATCGTAAGAGCCGTGAGGGTGCGTAAATGATTACTTGATTTTCCATCTTGTCATGGCCTTTGTTCTCGATGTCCCAGTTTGTGTTTCTTGACTACCCCATCACTGTACTGCTTTTGTGCTCGGGATGAGCCTTCCGTATACTCTTATGCTTTAGTCTGAAATGAATATCCCATCGGATGATGCGTAATGATCAATCGAGATT
This region of Aspergillus chevalieri M1 DNA, chromosome 4, nearly complete sequence genomic DNA includes:
- a CDS encoding uncharacterized protein (COG:S;~EggNog:ENOG410PQXF) is translated as MAPYDDYRLSSSILESPRDGPRHSRERLPSRGPPVRERPRPVFDDDERFESRLHAADRYGPPARRPERYYDDADSFISSERPERRRGVSPPPRPRLLRRQSSLDTFDRIPSRKLEEMYYRGPSPRLSPPPRSRYSPPRHHGDDLYYEDIRIAEPDYYGDEEFRGFRERDRYPTRPRRSSSRFRERIVEERIERPYPRKGKTRMPKKLVHPRAIFDKGYPFEEEEKAVMIQVALSKEQIDELVTISREIRRVNETRIVRTSPSPVRMERLSIAGSPPRASHDTLIVERSPSRSHSRHHRHRRGHSERTLSVSRTRSRSISVQSRRRRRSSPGRREANEPGPLAIMVRPRDSDDDLKLVGPLERRSGDLIEDEEVHEVKKERKSPNSRLIRAMMATLT
- a CDS encoding putative C6 finger domain protein (COG:S;~EggNog:ENOG410PHKR;~InterPro:IPR036864,IPR021858,IPR001138;~PFAM:PF00172;~go_function: GO:0000981 - DNA-binding transcription factor activity, RNA polymerase II-specific [Evidence IEA];~go_function: GO:0008270 - zinc ion binding [Evidence IEA];~go_process: GO:0006355 - regulation of transcription, DNA-templated [Evidence IEA]); protein product: MRKPATENDPPDKTDAAPSGEQSQATDGQSMTKNAPPNRVIKRRTKTGCLTCRQRRIKCGEEKPICHNCIKSKRECKGYAQRVVFKDPIGITGAFDNAQVSFPGGYERRFSHQGQAPSGLINAPARQFPVMRITDNLAVRSDGTSTAPLQYLPDQISHVSHEAPNPTHPAFNPIPTLAQVSRQPASWSSDSYSSSESASNLGLPTQSLARHPTGQVDSTQSVPTELLRGPAYTAGYLPLTAPVSQPLEPQFWNPNIDRNREQYSSYYPHAYNSPWPVIRASFPGNYGDELYHPTVDGSSMDETWRDASMTTTNRSELQLGSLTSHLNEPNVLASYRPTLDSTPLNDPKAAKIFVHFIHSIGPFLSIFERHPVDSPIPLGDSVPAAQQGLWTYTLPFQALEHQALLQAMLAISSLHISFLQQAPQTVSLKHYHYALKRVGSAVGLPTRRQQCGTLAATLLLGYYEVVAADHTKWNSHVAGSAQLVREIDYAGLARDLRAYRRRMRGNVVQADWWPANNPHAVSGDDPFAEKEASIDQDFIGTIFGRAIKYDEYGQIENGLSQPYQKHFTQRDIENFRIQCDLYWWYCKQDTIQSIISGNQLFMPYYRWAQCPPRAAMGRLDAVYGSADHLWLLLGRLTDFGYRDRRRKLKAAKMSGIEWKPNPGLFKFMARFAGGGSSMRRPPPRGPPGPAQDNQGPHCSPSSGNNSSPSKEGSPPMYGMVPPRGPVQLPLAFQDNAPHPTSSPDQDDDDGGEDITYDDAEDEWERILAAFDAFAHALGHDFMPLPDRTPPTLTPFGRALQYRTKPIAVLWGFYYTGRILLLRLHPSMPPAMMVAAGVAAPATAAYAQTIGKIAASVYDPQLLNIGPDKLSPTQGCYMTEMTVPIFFSAVQYTDPGQREWTVVNLRNVSRLTGWKSSDSIASGCERSWVVAATQGRGPPYQPTGEARWQPTTGPSPQRGPYHNTERRFVTVSKSNRLHWAMGILSLEDDVEV
- a CDS encoding BAR domain-containing protein (COG:S;~EggNog:ENOG410PKGM;~InterPro:IPR004148,IPR027267,IPR018859;~PFAM:PF03114,PF10455;~go_component: GO:0005737 - cytoplasm [Evidence IEA];~go_function: GO:0005515 - protein binding [Evidence IEA]) gives rise to the protein MDRVQAFGKNLSANFSPFAARTQQMLKEQFGQVEDKTQLPDEYIELEKRIDALKLVHQKLLQVTSQYSNEAYDYPPNIRESFNDLGRTIQEKVQLLSQAASPAEAQAALTAPPAAKPQPKTFNHAIARASLSGSQTLAQSATGEDPLGGALEKYALASEKVGEARLAQDAQIQSRFLAGWNTTLNTNLMFAAKARRNVENARLMLDSVKASKKAAARGDLDNLSEEARAEIEQAEDEFVGQTEEAVSVMKNVLDTPEPLRNLADLIAAQLEFHKRSYEILSELAPVVDGLQVEQEANYRKSREGA